A region of the Candidatus Neomarinimicrobiota bacterium genome:
GGAAAGATCATCGTTCTTCTCGATCTCCTTTTCGCGGAGCATGGACTTCAGGCTGCGAATGGTCTCCAGACGCACCTTATCCTTGGATTTCATCGCAGATTTCAGATCATCATTCAGTTTATCAATTAAGGACATAACCCGTCACCCTTCCCGGATTAATTTAGGTTTCATGAATTCGACAGATTATGCAATATAATACAGCTGAAGAAGGTGGGCAAGATAACAGTACAGCAGTGTTAGCGTGTTAAGGTGTTCAGGTGTTCGAGTAACGGCGTGTTATTGTGTTACCGTGTTATTGTGTTATAGTTTGTCGTTCTTTTAATCTTACTCTAGTTTGCTCAACCGGAGAAAGGGGAAGGGAGAAGGGACAAAGGGAAAAAACTGTTCGTAGTTAGTGGTGCGTTGTTATTGCGATTTTCGGTCTTCTTTCTACTTTTTCCATTCTCCAGCATTTTTCCCGCTTAAACCCACTTCGCGGTCTTTAAGCGGGCAACCTTATACACTTATACCCCTATACCTTATTTCCTAAATCACCGCGCCGTCCGGGATCACGGAGTTCTTCGGCACCACCACGATGCCGTCTCGGATAGAGTAATTATCCTCGTCATGATCTTCGCCGTAGTCCTGGCCACCGATATCCACATTTTTCCCGATGCGGGCGTTTTTATCGATGATGGCATTTCGGATCTTGCTGCCGGGTCCGATTCCCACAGGGATAATGCCGTTCTGCTTGTCTTCTTCGCGCTCCTCATCGGTCTGGTAAAAATCCGCCCCCATTAACAGCGCACTCTCGATCTCCACATCTTCGCCGATCCGGCTTCGCAACCCTATGATGGAATTCCGGACACTGTTTGCCTGAACGTATCCTCCGTCGGCGATAAAGGAACTGTCGACATGGGTATTTTCGAATCGTGTCCCTGGCAGGAACCGTGCATGGGTGTAGATCGGGTTTTTCCCTTCGGAGAAGGCAAACGGCGGTTTGATATTCGTCAGTGCCAGATTCGCATTATAGAACGCCCGAATCGTCCCGATGTCCGCCCAGTAATCGTCGAAGAAGTAGGCTTTGACCTTCCGGGTTTTCAGTAACCTGGGAATAATATCGTGACCGAAATCTGTGGCATCGCCATCTTCTTTAAAGGCCTTTTCCATTACCTCGGGCTTGAATACATAGATTCCCATGGATCCCAGGAACCGTTTGGATTTATCGCCGGCATCCCCCTGGAACTCCTCCGGAATTTCCGAGGCCATGGGCTCCAGTTCCTCCCTGGTCTTCGGTTTCTCATAGAATTCGGTGATGCTGCGATCGCCATCCACCTTGAGAATACCGAACGCTTTGGCTTCCTCTGCTGTCACAGGTTTCACCGCGATGGTAATGTCCGCATCCATCTCCCGGTGTGCTTTGACGAACTTGCTGTAATCCATCCGATACAGGTGATCACCTGCCAGAATCAGATAATCGTTGTAGGGATAATTATGAAAGTGCACCAGATTCTGCCTGACCGCATCGGCGGTACCCTGATACCAGTGCTCGCTCTCGATAGTCTGCTCGGCCGCGAGGATTTCAATAAATCCTTTGGAGAACGCATCAAAATGATACGTCTGCGTGATGTGTCTGTGCAGCGATGCTGAGCTGTATTGCGTCAACAAAAACATCTGCTTGATGCCGCTATTGATGCAATTGCTGATCGGAATATCAATGAGGCGATATTTCCCGGCGATGGGGACTGCCGGTTTCGCGCGGTACCTCGTCAACGGGTCCAATCGGGTTCCTCGTCCTCCACCCAAAATGATCGCTGCCACATCTTTCATAGTATCTCTCTCCCCTTAGAGCCAGAGTTTTAATTCAATCCAGGTTAATACGAATGCCAGAACGATCCCCATCACCGCCTGACTGACGCTGTGCGCCTTCAACTTCACCCGGGAATACACCATCGCCGGGAGTACCAGAGTTGCCAGCCACCAGAGACCACCATACAGATAAAGGAACGGTACGATAGTTCCACCAACGGACATCCCGTGGATGCTGATCTTCCACCAGTGACTGATAAACGTCGCAATAGCCGTGTTGACTGCATAGATGGCCATCAGCGCCCAGACTATACGCGGAGCGCCGATCGCCAGCAGGACTACCGACGCAACGACATATCCGACGGTTCCAACCATAAACGGTTTCCTGCGCATCCCCCGTTCCGGCACGTCCACGCTTACCGTCTCGCCGCGCCTTTTCATAAAAAACACATACAGCCCGATGACCACGTTAGTCGCCAGAAACGTGATAAACCAGACCAGCATCCCAAATGCAATTCTGTCGGTATACGCCAGGGAAAAATAGAGAAACGCCGCCGGCCCGACTAAAAAGGGATGAAACAGGTTGGAAATCAACCTGGGCATGCCCAAGTTCTTTTCACCGGATGTTTGCTCTGCCACCAGTTCACCGACTTCCACGCATCGCTCCCATGTCTGTAATCATTGGTGTTTTCGCTTCACTTGTACGTAAAACAATAGGGACTATTTCAGTGGATTTCAATAGAAAAGGAATTGGTGCGATGAGCTGATCACAACGTCTCGCAAGTTTTCGGTCATTAATTGGCCTTTTTACTTGAAGCGGCCAAGTTTTACGTACTGTGTATTGCGTATTACATAACATTATTTTTGTAGAGACGTTGCAAGGAGGGGGTGTGAGAATACGGTGACAAGGAATTTTCCCTTCCGGAACCCCGGGGATCCAAACACCTTATTAATCATTGATAACATTGCAGTTATAGCCCCTTTCAGGGTCTCGACCCCTGTCCCACAGGGATCTCTTTGAGGAAAGGGTCGCTCTAAAATCTATATTACAGCACAGTCTACTATCGACAAAACCGGCTAAAAAAAAAGATGCCATCTCTCAATAAGATGGCATCTTTCAAGCAGGTGAACCATGTAGGGACGCGATTCATCGCGTCCGTTCATTAGTTTAGGTAATCACGTAGGTAATCACGAGCATCCCGTAGTGGTTCCACAAGTAATACACTTCAGGCAGGTGCCGTTGCGAACCATGGTCATGCTGCCGCATTCGTCGCAAATGTCGCCGGTGTAGCCCTGCATCTTGGCGGCCTGCACCTTCCGGGCCTGGGTTTGATCCTTCGGCTCGTCCGAATACGCCTTGTGTGTCTCTTCAACAGTTTCCAATACCGGCTCCGGTTCGTCACTGTCACTTCCCGGAGCCGCCGAAGGGTCCTTTGTATCTTCGCTTCCTTCATTCTGTGCCGGCGTCTTCTTTGCCGAATCTGAGATCAGGTCTTCCGGGTTGACACTGGCCAGTTCTGTACGTCCCAGATATTCCACGGCCAGCTCTCGGAAAATGTAATCGATGACCGAGGTGGACATCTTTATCCGATCGTTCCCCTGAACGATCCCGTTGGGTTCGAACCGGGTGAACACGAACGCATCCACAAACTCTTCCAGCGGTACGCCATG
Encoded here:
- a CDS encoding glucose-1-phosphate adenylyltransferase gives rise to the protein MKDVAAIILGGGRGTRLDPLTRYRAKPAVPIAGKYRLIDIPISNCINSGIKQMFLLTQYSSASLHRHITQTYHFDAFSKGFIEILAAEQTIESEHWYQGTADAVRQNLVHFHNYPYNDYLILAGDHLYRMDYSKFVKAHREMDADITIAVKPVTAEEAKAFGILKVDGDRSITEFYEKPKTREELEPMASEIPEEFQGDAGDKSKRFLGSMGIYVFKPEVMEKAFKEDGDATDFGHDIIPRLLKTRKVKAYFFDDYWADIGTIRAFYNANLALTNIKPPFAFSEGKNPIYTHARFLPGTRFENTHVDSSFIADGGYVQANSVRNSIIGLRSRIGEDVEIESALLMGADFYQTDEEREEDKQNGIIPVGIGPGSKIRNAIIDKNARIGKNVDIGGQDYGEDHDEDNYSIRDGIVVVPKNSVIPDGAVI